The proteins below are encoded in one region of Prevotella melaninogenica ATCC 25845:
- the pta gene encoding phosphate acetyltransferase yields the protein MDLLEQIVARAKADKQRIVLPEAEEERTLRAADRVLADDIANLILIGNPANIHKLAEEWGLKNIDKATIVDPENNPQSEEYAAKLAELRQKKGMTLEQARELVTKNNLYLGCMIIKTGGADGQISGALSTTGDTLRPALQIIKCAPGISCVSGAMLILTHEEQYGENGIVVMGDVAVTPNPTADQLAQIAYTTAETAKSVAGFQNPYVAMLSFSTKGSAQDAKDRETGKSVYIIDKVVEATKIAKEKFPELKVDGELQADAALVPAVAAKKAPSSNIAGKANVLVVPNLEVGNIGYKLIERLGGAKAIGPILQGIARPVNDLSRGCCVDDIYYMVAITACQAQDSKK from the coding sequence ATGGACTTATTAGAGCAAATCGTTGCACGTGCTAAAGCCGATAAGCAGCGTATCGTGCTCCCCGAGGCAGAAGAGGAGCGTACCCTTAGGGCAGCTGACAGAGTGTTAGCTGATGACATCGCCAATCTGATCCTCATTGGAAACCCAGCCAACATCCATAAGCTTGCCGAAGAATGGGGGCTTAAGAACATTGACAAGGCTACCATTGTTGACCCAGAGAATAACCCACAGAGCGAAGAATATGCCGCGAAATTGGCTGAATTACGCCAGAAGAAAGGTATGACCTTAGAGCAAGCTCGCGAACTGGTTACCAAGAACAATCTTTACCTTGGTTGCATGATTATTAAGACAGGAGGTGCTGACGGACAGATTTCTGGTGCCCTCTCTACAACTGGTGACACGCTTCGTCCTGCTTTGCAGATTATTAAGTGTGCACCAGGTATCAGCTGTGTGAGTGGTGCTATGCTGATTCTTACACATGAAGAGCAGTATGGTGAGAACGGTATTGTCGTTATGGGCGACGTTGCTGTTACTCCAAACCCAACTGCTGACCAATTGGCACAGATTGCATATACCACTGCAGAGACAGCAAAGAGTGTTGCAGGCTTCCAGAATCCATACGTAGCTATGCTGAGTTTCTCAACAAAGGGCTCTGCACAGGATGCTAAGGACCGTGAGACTGGTAAGAGTGTTTATATCATTGATAAGGTAGTTGAGGCTACAAAGATTGCCAAGGAGAAGTTCCCTGAACTGAAGGTTGATGGCGAGTTGCAAGCTGATGCAGCATTGGTTCCAGCCGTTGCAGCTAAGAAGGCACCAAGTTCTAACATCGCAGGTAAGGCAAACGTACTTGTTGTTCCTAACCTTGAAGTTGGTAACATCGGCTACAAACTGATTGAACGCCTTGGTGGTGCGAAGGCTATTGGCCCAATCCTCCAGGGTATTGCACGTCCTGTAAACGATCTTTCTCGTGGTTGTTGTGTTGATGATATCTATTATATGGTAGCTATCACAGCCTGCCAAGCACAGGATTCTAAGAAATAA
- a CDS encoding UDP-2,3-diacylglucosamine diphosphatase has protein sequence MKNIYFLSDAHLGSLAIEHRRTHERRLVRFLDSIKHKAAAVYLLGDMFDFWNEYKYVVPKGFTRFLGKISELTDMGVEVHFFTGNHDLWTYGYLEKECGVILHRKPITTEIYDKVFYLAHGDGLGDPDPMFRFLRKVFHNRFCQRLLNFFHPWWGMQLGLNWAKRSRLKRKDGKEVPYLGEDKEYLVQYTKEYMSTHKDIDYYIYGHRHIELDLTLSRKARLLILGDWIWQFTYAVFDGEHMFLEEYVEGESKP, from the coding sequence ATGAAGAATATCTATTTCCTTTCCGATGCACATCTCGGTTCACTCGCTATAGAGCACCGTCGCACACATGAACGCCGCCTTGTACGCTTCTTGGATAGCATTAAGCATAAGGCTGCGGCAGTCTATTTGCTGGGCGATATGTTCGACTTTTGGAATGAATATAAGTATGTTGTTCCTAAAGGTTTTACTCGTTTCCTTGGTAAGATATCTGAATTAACGGATATGGGGGTGGAAGTTCATTTCTTTACTGGTAACCATGACCTCTGGACTTATGGCTATTTAGAAAAGGAGTGTGGCGTTATCCTTCACCGTAAACCGATAACAACTGAGATATACGATAAGGTGTTTTATCTTGCACATGGGGATGGATTAGGTGATCCCGACCCAATGTTTCGTTTTCTGCGTAAGGTTTTTCATAATCGTTTCTGCCAACGATTACTCAACTTCTTTCACCCTTGGTGGGGAATGCAGTTAGGCTTGAATTGGGCTAAAAGGAGTAGATTGAAGCGTAAGGATGGGAAGGAAGTCCCCTATTTGGGAGAAGATAAGGAGTATCTTGTGCAATACACGAAGGAGTATATGTCCACACATAAAGATATAGACTATTATATTTACGGACATCGACATATTGAACTCGATCTCACCTTGTCGCGGAAAGCTCGTCTATTGATTCTTGGTGATTGGATATGGCAGTTTACTTACGCTGTTTTCGATGGTGAACACATGTTCCTCGAAGAGTATGTTGAAGGTGAAAGCAAGCCTTAA
- the radC gene encoding RadC family protein produces MDKLSISHWAEADRPREKLERLGAAALSDAELLAILIGSGTPKESAVDLMKRILNDCNNNLNTLGKLSIRDLEQYKGIGSAKAITILAACELGKRRQKATVEEAPILNSAENIYQFMHTTIQDLDIEEGWVLMMKQNFRLIEAKRISVGGLTMAPVDLRLMMKEVLLKNTTVLAFCHNHPSGSTNPSRDDDILTSHIHKACELLHIHFADHVILTDGGYFSYREEGKL; encoded by the coding sequence ATGGATAAACTATCTATTTCTCACTGGGCTGAGGCTGACCGCCCACGCGAAAAACTTGAAAGACTGGGGGCTGCCGCACTCAGTGATGCTGAATTACTGGCTATTCTGATTGGTTCTGGCACACCAAAAGAGAGTGCGGTAGACCTAATGAAGCGTATTCTCAATGACTGTAATAATAATCTGAATACACTTGGGAAACTTTCTATTCGTGACTTAGAGCAATACAAGGGCATCGGTTCGGCAAAGGCAATCACTATTCTTGCAGCTTGTGAATTAGGTAAAAGACGGCAGAAGGCGACAGTGGAAGAGGCACCAATACTCAATAGTGCTGAGAATATTTACCAGTTTATGCACACGACGATACAAGACCTTGATATCGAAGAAGGCTGGGTTTTAATGATGAAACAGAACTTCCGACTCATCGAAGCCAAGCGCATTTCAGTGGGTGGACTTACTATGGCACCTGTCGATCTTCGTCTGATGATGAAGGAAGTGCTGCTAAAGAACACTACTGTTTTGGCGTTTTGTCATAATCACCCCAGTGGTAGTACGAACCCAAGTAGGGATGATGATATACTGACATCACATATTCATAAAGCCTGCGAATTGTTGCATATTCATTTTGCAGACCATGTAATACTCACCGATGGAGGCTATTTCTCATATCGTGAGGAGGGAAAGTTATAG
- a CDS encoding glycosyltransferase, protein MKYSIIVPVFNRPDEVEELLESLLSQEEKDFEVVIVEDGSQIPCKEVCDKYADKLDLHYYSKENSGPGQSRNYGAERAKGEYLLILDSDVVLPKGYIRAVSEELKREPADAFGGPDCAHESFTDTQKAISYSMTSFFTTGGIRGGKKKLDKFYPRSFNMGIRRDVYQELGGFSKMRFGEDIDFSIRIFKAGKRCRLFPEAWVWHKRRTDFRKFWKQVYNSGIARINLYKKYPESLKLVHLLPMVFTVGTALLILMILFGLFLQLFPIINVFGSVFIMMGLMPLVLYSVIICVDSTMQNNSLNIGLLSIEAAFIQLTGYGCGFISAWWKRCVCGMDEFAAYEKNFYK, encoded by the coding sequence ATGAAGTACAGCATCATTGTTCCTGTTTTCAATCGTCCAGATGAGGTTGAAGAACTATTGGAGAGCCTGCTTAGCCAGGAGGAGAAGGATTTTGAGGTCGTTATCGTTGAAGACGGCTCACAGATTCCGTGTAAGGAGGTGTGCGATAAGTACGCTGACAAGCTCGACCTGCATTATTATAGCAAAGAAAATTCGGGTCCTGGGCAGAGCCGTAACTATGGTGCTGAGCGTGCAAAGGGTGAGTATCTGCTCATTCTCGACTCCGATGTTGTACTTCCGAAGGGTTATATTCGTGCTGTGAGTGAAGAGCTAAAACGTGAGCCAGCCGACGCTTTTGGTGGACCTGACTGTGCACATGAGTCTTTCACCGATACACAGAAGGCTATTTCTTATTCAATGACTTCGTTCTTTACGACGGGAGGAATACGTGGTGGTAAAAAGAAACTTGACAAGTTCTATCCTCGTTCATTTAATATGGGTATCCGTCGTGATGTCTATCAGGAGTTGGGAGGTTTCTCAAAGATGCGTTTTGGAGAGGATATCGACTTCTCGATTCGTATCTTTAAGGCAGGAAAGCGTTGCCGACTGTTCCCTGAGGCATGGGTTTGGCACAAGCGTCGTACGGACTTCCGCAAGTTCTGGAAGCAGGTTTACAATTCTGGTATCGCCCGAATCAACCTCTATAAGAAGTACCCTGAGTCGCTGAAACTTGTCCATCTCTTACCGATGGTATTCACTGTTGGAACGGCTTTATTGATTCTGATGATTCTCTTTGGACTCTTCTTGCAGTTATTCCCAATAATCAATGTCTTTGGAAGTGTTTTTATCATGATGGGTTTGATGCCGCTGGTGCTATACAGTGTCATTATCTGTGTGGATTCAACTATGCAAAACAATAGCCTTAACATTGGTCTTCTCAGTATTGAAGCAGCCTTCATTCAACTTACCGGCTACGGTTGTGGCTTCATCAGTGCATGGTGGAAACGCTGCGTATGTGGCATGGATGAGTTCGCCGCATATGAGAAAAACTTCTATAAGTAA
- a CDS encoding 1-acyl-sn-glycerol-3-phosphate acyltransferase, whose product MKIPSEFDPIRPFEPEELPAVYDRILADKQFQKVLAYLYPDVPAEAIAKKMHACKTNLEFQKTFCYPFLQRLVTELSLGCSMDAVNIDTRKRYTFVSNHRDIVLDSAFLDKLLMDVGFTTTCEIAIGDNLLSQDWVRDLVRINKSFTVERALHSVEMLRASKRMSEYIHFAIAEKNDNVWIAQRQGRAKNSNDLTQPAILKMMAMGGEGTIIERLKQLHIVPLAISYEYDPCDYLKAREYQLRRDLPYWKKTAEDDLESMLVGIKGYKGHIFYKCAPCIDEWLDTVDEELPKNKLFDTIAAHIDHQIHSNYKLYPINYVALDMIQDTRVYEEYYTVEDYQNFNTYLDGQIEKIDIENRDDKFLRTCLLTQYAYPAKNYIAASSESGRFKSLLNRLTFKK is encoded by the coding sequence ATGAAAATACCATCAGAGTTTGACCCTATCCGTCCGTTTGAGCCGGAAGAATTACCGGCAGTCTATGATAGGATTCTTGCTGATAAGCAGTTTCAAAAGGTGCTGGCATATCTCTACCCTGATGTTCCAGCAGAGGCGATAGCAAAGAAGATGCACGCTTGTAAGACGAATCTTGAATTCCAAAAAACATTCTGCTATCCTTTCCTCCAGCGTCTTGTCACGGAGTTGAGCTTAGGTTGTAGCATGGATGCAGTCAATATCGATACACGCAAACGTTATACCTTCGTCAGCAACCATCGCGACATTGTGCTCGATTCTGCTTTCCTCGACAAGCTTCTCATGGATGTTGGCTTTACCACTACTTGTGAGATTGCTATCGGTGACAACCTCCTTTCGCAGGATTGGGTGCGTGATTTGGTGCGTATCAACAAGTCATTTACTGTAGAGCGTGCCCTCCATTCGGTTGAGATGCTCCGTGCAAGCAAGCGTATGTCAGAGTATATTCACTTCGCTATTGCTGAGAAGAATGACAATGTATGGATTGCTCAACGACAGGGAAGAGCGAAGAATTCAAACGACCTTACCCAACCTGCGATTCTGAAGATGATGGCTATGGGCGGCGAAGGCACTATCATCGAACGTCTGAAGCAGCTCCACATCGTGCCGTTAGCTATCTCTTATGAGTACGATCCATGCGATTATCTCAAGGCACGTGAGTATCAATTGCGTCGTGATTTACCTTATTGGAAGAAGACTGCAGAGGACGATCTCGAGAGTATGTTAGTAGGAATCAAAGGCTACAAGGGACATATCTTCTACAAATGTGCACCATGTATTGACGAATGGCTTGACACAGTAGATGAGGAACTGCCAAAGAACAAGCTCTTCGATACGATTGCAGCACATATCGATCACCAAATCCACAGTAACTACAAACTCTATCCTATCAACTACGTAGCATTAGATATGATTCAGGATACACGTGTTTACGAAGAGTATTATACAGTGGAAGACTATCAGAACTTCAATACTTACCTCGATGGTCAGATTGAGAAAATCGATATTGAGAACCGTGATGATAAGTTCTTACGCACTTGTCTGTTGACACAGTATGCTTATCCTGCAAAGAATTACATTGCTGCGTCATCTGAAAGTGGCAGATTTAAGTCACTTTTGAATCGTCTCACCTTTAAGAAATAA
- a CDS encoding acetate kinase, translating into MKILVLNCGSSSIKYKLYDMADESVLAQGGVERIGLDEAFIKVKLDNGEKKQIMADLPTHKEGVALVFKVLLDPEFGALKSLDEIDAVGHRVVQGGDLFEKSCIVTKEVEAGIESLIDLAPVHNAGHLRGLRAVDALMPHTPQVVVFDNAFHSTMPDYAYLYAVPYDLYKKYHVRRYGFHGTSHRYVSHRVCEMLGADIKTQKIITCHIGNGASIAAIKGGKVIDTSMGLTPLAGLMMGSRSGDIDPSAVTYLMEKLGKKPQEMADFLNKESGVLGITGISSDMRDIENADNAGDKMAHLALQMYTYRIKKYIGAYAAAMNGVDIIVWTAGVGENQTGLRWDACQDMEYLGIKLDKERNMCRGEEKILSTDDSKVKVVLVPTDEEIVIARDTQELVKDLKK; encoded by the coding sequence ATGAAGATATTAGTTTTAAACTGCGGTAGTAGTTCCATTAAGTACAAACTGTACGATATGGCAGATGAGTCTGTATTGGCTCAGGGTGGTGTTGAGCGTATCGGACTCGATGAGGCATTCATCAAGGTGAAACTTGATAATGGTGAGAAGAAGCAGATTATGGCTGACCTTCCAACCCACAAGGAGGGTGTAGCACTCGTATTCAAGGTGCTTCTCGACCCAGAGTTTGGTGCACTTAAGAGCCTTGATGAGATTGATGCTGTTGGTCATCGTGTCGTACAGGGTGGCGACCTCTTTGAGAAGAGCTGCATCGTAACCAAGGAAGTAGAGGCAGGTATTGAGAGTCTTATCGACCTTGCACCTGTTCACAACGCTGGTCACTTGCGCGGTTTACGTGCTGTTGATGCTTTAATGCCTCACACTCCACAGGTAGTTGTATTCGACAATGCTTTCCACAGCACAATGCCAGACTACGCTTACCTCTACGCAGTACCTTACGATCTCTACAAGAAGTACCATGTTCGCCGCTATGGTTTCCACGGTACGAGTCATCGCTACGTATCACATCGTGTTTGCGAGATGCTTGGTGCTGACATTAAGACACAGAAGATTATCACTTGTCACATTGGTAATGGTGCCTCTATCGCAGCTATCAAGGGTGGTAAGGTTATCGACACTTCAATGGGCTTGACTCCATTGGCAGGTTTGATGATGGGTTCTCGTTCTGGTGATATCGACCCTTCAGCAGTTACCTATCTGATGGAGAAGCTCGGAAAGAAGCCACAGGAGATGGCAGACTTCCTTAACAAGGAGTCTGGTGTACTTGGTATTACAGGTATCAGCTCTGATATGCGCGACATTGAGAACGCTGACAACGCAGGTGATAAGATGGCTCATTTAGCATTGCAGATGTACACTTATCGTATTAAGAAGTACATTGGTGCTTATGCTGCAGCAATGAATGGTGTTGATATCATCGTTTGGACAGCTGGCGTTGGTGAGAATCAGACTGGTCTTCGTTGGGATGCTTGCCAGGACATGGAGTATCTTGGTATTAAACTTGACAAAGAACGCAACATGTGTCGTGGTGAGGAAAAGATTCTCTCTACCGATGACTCAAAGGTTAAGGTGGTACTTGTTCCTACCGATGAGGAGATTGTCATTGCACGTGACACGCAGGAACTCGTTAAAGACTTGAAGAAGTAA
- a CDS encoding thiol protease/hemagglutinin PrtT, which yields MTYSIFQINSKKTVFSAQNILLRRSFLILSLLLSVTANYADNVDFNTALRIARTYVNVSKTADQNIKTRAAATATQQPYYVFNDDEGKGFVVIAGDDKMGKVLAYSKEASIDMANLNPEARYLFDSYRQVYEELGKNKTLTTRAGAATKAADAVQPLLKSKWGQDYPYSKLTQYVTGCVATAVAQVMYYHKWPAQGKGQESYTVTFDNTVRSADFTKSHYDWDNMLPDYNRRNITTKQEDAVALLMNDVGIATNMQYTDRASGTQSYMAERALRNYFDYDASMVTRLYEGIDNFIEIVKKELRNGFPLYISGDSKTGGGHAWVCDGFDEEDRFHMNFGWNGQANGYYSLVTLSVTSTGSEFNGAQHSFNRRLHVIAIHPNKPNIPKIDADIAYQSPNINFDYGSDMAFVGDAPTTLSATAKVMYSRFINQSQSELVGDIGLGIYDQEGKLVKVTPYGQDGRKIFTKERFVFNEGKWVSGGVIDDKITFTLDFSTLTNGTYSLYPIAAQMLEDGTLGAWARMKKAPRIVMKVENGKITYLELPTEKPTFQLTTEPNLDNKVMPGEPNVLRLNIRKLDANFFNGSVKVELLNGENKVVYTTQTDEVVDFDVYTTKRVRLPFNLPYDIASGTYHLRTTITNADNVSCQVRESASQEPYTLTIEEKSQTGIFSKATVYAQDNEEGSVQMENFDVSKSPTFRVACIASLAKNVQYKGDLTLYLIDTVTGMSIQVTKKPLQVDLTQADDMTIITSDWINPKTEKLINNRRYRVALFGVVDGRNVDLLPNSTTSPYLSLINGPYDKYPEGETNGVEEVSIKPTLQFVDGCLHIQQQGLKRVEVYGMNGMLVASSAASGTDNLSLSIPKGTYVVRIITQSGRYTSVIR from the coding sequence ATGACATATTCAATATTTCAAATTAATAGCAAAAAAACTGTCTTTTCAGCACAGAATATCCTATTGAGAAGAAGTTTTCTCATTCTTTCCCTCCTACTTTCTGTAACAGCAAACTATGCTGACAATGTTGATTTCAACACTGCTTTACGCATAGCAAGAACGTATGTAAATGTCAGCAAGACGGCTGATCAAAACATAAAAACACGTGCTGCAGCAACGGCAACACAGCAACCTTACTACGTCTTCAACGATGACGAAGGCAAAGGTTTTGTAGTTATTGCAGGCGATGACAAGATGGGTAAGGTGTTAGCTTATAGCAAAGAGGCTTCGATTGATATGGCTAACCTCAATCCCGAAGCACGTTATCTCTTTGATTCCTATCGACAGGTGTATGAGGAGTTGGGCAAGAATAAGACACTTACCACACGTGCAGGAGCAGCAACAAAAGCTGCTGATGCTGTGCAGCCTTTGCTAAAAAGCAAGTGGGGACAGGACTATCCCTACAGCAAGCTGACCCAATATGTAACGGGGTGTGTGGCTACTGCGGTTGCACAGGTAATGTATTACCATAAATGGCCAGCACAAGGTAAGGGACAAGAAAGCTACACGGTGACGTTTGATAACACTGTTCGCTCAGCCGATTTTACAAAGTCACACTACGACTGGGACAATATGTTGCCTGATTATAACCGCAGAAACATTACTACAAAGCAGGAAGATGCTGTGGCTTTGTTGATGAATGATGTGGGTATTGCAACCAATATGCAATACACAGATAGGGCAAGTGGTACACAGAGCTATATGGCTGAGCGTGCATTGCGCAATTACTTCGACTATGATGCCTCAATGGTAACCAGATTATATGAGGGTATTGACAACTTTATCGAGATTGTAAAGAAAGAGCTCCGCAATGGTTTTCCACTCTACATATCTGGTGATTCGAAGACTGGAGGTGGTCATGCGTGGGTTTGCGATGGCTTTGATGAGGAGGATAGGTTCCACATGAACTTTGGATGGAATGGTCAAGCAAATGGCTATTACTCACTTGTTACCTTGAGTGTAACGTCTACAGGTAGTGAGTTTAATGGTGCACAGCATAGCTTCAACAGACGTCTTCATGTCATTGCGATACATCCTAACAAACCTAATATACCTAAGATTGATGCTGACATTGCCTATCAGTCGCCTAATATCAACTTTGATTACGGAAGTGATATGGCATTTGTAGGAGATGCTCCAACAACCTTATCTGCTACAGCTAAGGTGATGTATTCAAGATTTATCAATCAAAGTCAAAGTGAACTTGTAGGCGATATCGGTTTGGGAATCTATGACCAAGAGGGCAAACTGGTAAAGGTAACACCTTATGGACAGGATGGAAGGAAGATATTTACTAAGGAACGATTTGTCTTTAACGAAGGGAAGTGGGTTTCTGGAGGTGTGATAGATGACAAGATAACCTTCACACTCGACTTCTCTACCCTTACAAACGGCACCTATTCACTCTATCCTATTGCTGCACAGATGCTGGAAGATGGTACATTAGGTGCTTGGGCGCGTATGAAGAAAGCCCCACGTATCGTAATGAAGGTGGAGAACGGCAAGATAACTTACTTAGAGTTGCCAACAGAAAAGCCGACCTTCCAGCTCACAACCGAGCCTAATTTAGACAACAAAGTGATGCCGGGTGAGCCGAATGTTCTCCGTCTAAACATCCGAAAATTAGATGCTAATTTCTTCAACGGAAGCGTAAAAGTAGAACTCCTAAATGGTGAGAATAAGGTGGTATATACCACACAGACGGATGAAGTGGTTGACTTTGATGTCTACACAACCAAGCGTGTTAGACTGCCATTCAACCTTCCTTACGACATTGCTTCGGGTACTTATCACTTGCGCACGACTATCACCAATGCCGACAACGTAAGCTGTCAGGTACGTGAAAGTGCTTCACAAGAACCTTATACACTGACGATTGAGGAAAAGAGTCAGACTGGTATCTTCTCAAAAGCGACTGTTTATGCGCAAGATAACGAGGAAGGAAGTGTGCAAATGGAGAACTTTGATGTATCAAAAAGTCCAACATTCAGAGTCGCATGTATTGCATCTCTTGCAAAGAACGTACAATACAAGGGTGATCTGACTCTCTATCTTATCGACACTGTGACAGGTATGTCTATCCAAGTGACAAAGAAGCCACTGCAGGTAGACCTCACACAGGCTGATGATATGACAATAATAACCAGCGACTGGATTAACCCAAAGACCGAAAAACTCATCAATAACCGACGTTATCGAGTGGCATTGTTTGGTGTAGTGGATGGTAGGAACGTTGACTTATTACCAAATTCGACAACGTCACCTTACCTTTCCCTTATCAATGGACCATATGACAAATATCCTGAGGGAGAAACAAATGGTGTGGAAGAAGTGAGCATCAAACCTACACTGCAGTTCGTTGACGGATGCTTACACATACAGCAGCAGGGCTTGAAGCGTGTGGAGGTATATGGTATGAATGGTATGTTGGTAGCAAGTAGTGCTGCGAGTGGCACCGACAACCTTAGCCTCTCCATTCCAAAGGGAACCTACGTGGTACGCATCATCACACAAAGTGGTCGTTACACAAGCGTTATCCGATAA
- the kbl gene encoding glycine C-acetyltransferase, translating to MYGKMKEHLSNALAEIKEAGLYKEERIIESPQSAAIEVKGKEVLNFCANNYLGLSNHPRLIEGAKKMMDKRGFGMSSVRFICGTQDSHKELEAAISDYFKTEDTILYAACFDANGGVFEPLLTDQDAIISDALNHASIIDGVRLCKAKRYRYANADMADLERCLQESQEQRFRIIVTDGVFSMDGNVAPVDKICDLAEKYNALVMVDESHSAGVVGATGHGVSELCKTYDRVDIYTGTLGKAFGGALGGFTTGRKEIIDMLRQRSRPYLFSNSLAPCIIGASLEVFKMLKESNELHDKLVENVNYFRDKMMAAGFDIKPTQSAICAVMLYDAKLSQVYAAKLLEEGIYVTGFYYPVVPKGEARIRVQLSAGHNREQLDKCINAFIKIGKELGVLK from the coding sequence ATGTACGGTAAGATGAAAGAACATCTCAGTAATGCACTTGCTGAGATTAAAGAAGCAGGACTTTACAAAGAAGAAAGAATCATTGAGAGTCCTCAAAGTGCAGCAATCGAAGTAAAAGGTAAGGAAGTTTTGAACTTCTGTGCAAACAATTATCTTGGTCTTTCTAATCATCCACGTTTGATAGAAGGTGCTAAGAAGATGATGGACAAGCGAGGATTCGGTATGTCCTCTGTTCGTTTTATCTGTGGAACACAAGACAGCCACAAGGAACTTGAAGCTGCCATCTCTGATTACTTCAAGACTGAAGACACTATTCTCTATGCTGCTTGCTTTGACGCTAATGGTGGAGTCTTTGAGCCATTGCTCACTGATCAGGATGCTATTATCTCTGACGCACTCAACCACGCCTCTATTATTGATGGTGTACGCCTTTGTAAAGCGAAGCGTTATCGCTATGCAAATGCTGACATGGCAGACCTTGAGCGTTGTCTACAAGAGTCACAGGAACAGCGTTTCCGTATCATCGTTACTGATGGTGTGTTCTCTATGGACGGTAATGTTGCTCCAGTTGACAAGATTTGCGACCTCGCTGAGAAGTATAACGCTCTCGTGATGGTTGATGAGTCTCACTCTGCCGGTGTTGTTGGTGCTACTGGTCATGGTGTAAGCGAACTCTGCAAGACCTATGATCGTGTGGATATCTACACTGGTACACTCGGTAAGGCATTTGGTGGTGCACTCGGAGGATTTACTACTGGCCGCAAGGAAATCATTGACATGCTTCGTCAGCGCAGTCGTCCATACCTCTTCTCTAACTCACTTGCACCTTGTATTATCGGTGCCAGCCTTGAAGTGTTCAAGATGTTGAAGGAGAGTAATGAACTTCATGACAAGTTGGTTGAGAACGTTAACTACTTCCGCGATAAGATGATGGCTGCTGGTTTTGATATTAAACCAACCCAGAGTGCTATCTGTGCGGTAATGCTTTACGATGCTAAGTTGTCTCAGGTATATGCAGCTAAGCTCCTTGAAGAGGGTATCTATGTAACTGGTTTCTATTATCCTGTGGTACCAAAGGGCGAGGCTCGTATTCGTGTTCAGCTCTCAGCTGGTCATAATCGTGAGCAACTTGACAAGTGTATCAACGCTTTCATCAAGATTGGTAAGGAACTTGGTGTGTTGAAATAG
- a CDS encoding metal-sulfur cluster assembly factor, whose product MTIEEKTKIEERIVDVLKTVYDPEIPVNIYDLGMIYKIDVDDEGNLDMDMTFTSPSCPAADFILEDVRTKVESVEGVKTANINLVFEPVWDQSMMTEEARVELGFE is encoded by the coding sequence ATGACAATAGAAGAGAAAACAAAGATAGAAGAAAGAATCGTTGACGTGTTGAAGACCGTTTACGACCCAGAGATACCTGTGAATATCTATGATCTTGGTATGATTTACAAGATTGATGTAGATGACGAGGGCAATCTTGATATGGATATGACCTTTACCTCTCCATCATGCCCTGCTGCAGATTTCATCCTTGAAGACGTACGTACAAAGGTGGAAAGTGTAGAAGGTGTCAAGACAGCTAACATCAACCTTGTCTTTGAGCCAGTATGGGATCAGAGCATGATGACTGAAGAGGCACGCGTTGAATTAGGCTTCGAGTAA